The region ATGATTTTTGGGGGAATTTCTGGCTATTTTGGCGGATGGTTAGATACTTTTATTATGCGAATTATTGAAGTATTAATGATAATTCCGGGTTTATATTTATTAGTGGCATTAGTAGGTGTATTACCCCCACAAATAAGCAGTAGTCAACGTTTTCTATTAATTGTGGTGATTATTTCCTTTATTAGTTGGGCTGGGTTAGCACGAGTGATTCGAGGGCAAGTTTTATCGATTAAAGAACAACAATTTGTCCAAGCAGCGCGGGCAATTGGGGCTAATCCTTTATATATTATTATTCGTCATGTTTTACCCCAAACCGCAACCTATCTGATTATTTCTGCTACCTTATCGATTCCCAGTTTTATTATTTCAGAATCGGTTTTAAGTTTAATTGGCTTAGGTATTCAACAACCTGATCCCTCTTGGGGAAATTTACTTTCTTCTGCTACAAACGCCTCAATTTTAGTGTTACAACCTTGGTTAATTTGGCCCCCCGCAATTTTAATTATTCTCACGGTTTTAGCCTTTAATTTATTAGGAGATGGCTTAAGAGATGCCCTTGATCCGCGTAGTATTCAACGATAATAGAGCAGGATCAAAATTATATCTGAATCATCCATAAAAGTCTTCATCTAATATTTGCTGAATGGAAAAGGGGCAAGTCAGAGGATATTCACCTTCACCAGGAATACGCACACCCAAAGCAGCAAACTTGCCTTCTTTTATGGCTAAATTACGAGCTTGAGGGTAAGCTTTATCCATTGCTTCGGGAATAAAATTTTTTAAAGACGGTGTATCTTCTAAATGAGTTAAAACTCGCTGACGATGTTCAATGACTGAATTATACCAACTGATCTTCATAGTTTCTGGAGCATCCGATTGAACTTGGAGTTTAAGCAAGTGAGCTAATAAGATCATGAGATTACTTTTTAACGCATTCTTCTCTGATTTTCCCAAACTTGTTAATTCCTCTATCAAATTTTCTAAATCGATGGAGTCAAACTCACCATTTTTTAGCTGTTGAATCGTTGAATTTATCCACAGTTGAAAATCATTTTCATAGAGAGAGTTTACCATAGTTTTTAAGTTGCTCACGTCTAAATTTAGATGATAATATTATAGGAATATTATTGTTTCTGGGATTCAGCTTGAACTTGTAACTCAAATTCGCTGATCTAGGTTTTAAGCTAATTCCATCACCACATCAATACTATGTCCTAATACTTCATAGACTCTTCGTTGTTGAAACAGTTCTAAACAATCAACATTAATTGTATTTTTAGTTGCCTCTTGTTGTAAAATTTTTAAAGCCGTAACCGTAGGTAATCCGGTTTTGTAAGGGCGATCTCCGGCCGTTAGAGCATCATAAATATCTGCGATCGTAATAATTTGAGCTTGGATGGGAATTTCCTCTGATTTTAACCCTAGGGGATATCCAGTTCCATCCAATTTTTCATGATGTCGATAAGCAATCGTCGGAACATTTTTTAAATCATTTGTCCAAGGAATTTGTTTTAAAAATCCATAGGTATAACTAACATGGGATTCAATAATTTCTCGTTCTTCTGCGGTTAAATTCCCTCGTTCAACTAACAATTGATTGATTTCTTCAGGAGTTAATAAAGGTTTCATTTCTCCGTCTAAATCTCGGTAGGTTAGTTGAGCCAGTTCCCGCAGTTGTTTTAAAGGATCTTCCGCTAAAACTCTGGGTTCATTGGCTTCTAATAAAATTTTCCAATATCGGCTTAATTTAGCAACTGATTCTGATAATTTTGTATCTAATTCTGGCAGAGATTGGCAAAATTGACATTCAGTTGCGTCCGCAGATTTTTGGGCAGAATGCTGCAATAAATGTTGATATTTTGTTTGGGTAGTTTCTAATTCTAAGGTGCGTTGCGCTAAGGCAAATCGATGACGGATGACCTCTAATTGACGAGGATAGAGTTTTTTCGGTTTGGTTAAAATGGCTTCAGGAACACCCACTTTTCCAAAATCATGTAACAATGCCGCATAGCGAAGTTCTTGAAGTTGACGATCACTAAAAGAAATTGCAGCTAAGGAACCTGATTGAATTGTATTAACTTCTTGACTTAAACGGACTGCTAATTCTGCGACTCGTTCCGAGTGGCCAAAGGTACAAGGATCACGAGCTTCAATCACTTGTACAGACGCTCTAACAAACCCCTCAAACAGATGTTCAATACTTTCTTGCAGGTGATTTCTTTCAATTGAAATCGCGGCTTGGGAGGCGAGCGATCGCAAAATTCGTTCTTCCCATTTAGAATAAGATTGCGTCATTTCTAACGCATTTTCAGCCGTGATCGTCACATCGGGGTTAACTTTGCGGTTAATCAATTGTAGCACCCCGATCACTTCCCCTTTGCGGTTTTGCATCGGAACTACTAAAACTGAACGGGTACGATAACTAATATTTTCATCGAAACTGCGATCCAGTTGGTAAGGTTCATGTTCCGGTAAATTATAGGCATCGGGAATATTTAATGAAACGGTTTTTAAAGCCACATATCCGGCTAAACTTCGAGGCGTTAAAGGGATGGCAAATTCTTTAAAAGACAAATTCGGTAAAGACGCATTTTGTGCAACTTTAAACACCAATTTTGATGTATTATCACTGTGATCGAGAAGATAAACGCTCCCGGCATCACTCCAAGTAATTTCCCGACTTTTTGTTAATATTAAATTCAGCAGCGAACTTAAATCTTGAGTTCCAGACAGAGCCGTACCAATATCGAGCAGTTTTTCAATCAGTTCGGCTTGCTCATCGAAGTTATAGAACAATTCAGGTTTCTCAAAAATTATTTTCATTCAGCACTTTCGCTCCACTTCCCTCTGACTGTTAACGCTGTAAGATTAAGTTGCTCTCAACTGACACCATTGACTCCCAAAAATCACCACCCATTTTATAATTAACTGAGTGCTGAAATTTTTTGAGCTAAGGTAAAATCCATTTCAGTTAAACCCCCAGCGTCATGAGTCGTTAGGATAATTGTGACTTTGTTATAGGAAATTTCTAAATCGGGGTGATGTCCAGCCAATTCAGAGGGTTCAACCAGCTTGTTCACAAATTCAATCGCTTCAATAAAATCTTTAAATCGTTTGACTAATTTTAACTGTTGTCCCTCAATTGTCCAGTCAGGGACTTGAGGAGCAAGTTGTTGAATTTGGCTATTACTAAGTAGTGCTACCATTGGCTGATGTAGAATCACAACAAACTATAATTTAATTAAAACGACTATCCGCTCTCACCCAGGATTTGCTTTAGCAGTTGCTATCGCAGATCGGGTGAGAGCGGTCTAGCGGGTCTCCTGGATTAGAACCTGACTGCCGGAAGATCACTCTAATGAGTCCGGTTATCTAGGTCAGCAAGTGTCCTATAAGAACACAGACTTGGCACTAGAGGACAGCCCCGGCACGCAGCCGGCATTTTCCAATCCGGTGACCCATGGGTTTACTACCTTCAATCATGGGCATCACCTCCTTGGCTCCCTAAACGGTTTGATTCGTTCAGTGTTTACGATTTTTAAGATAACACAAGATTTTCAAATTGTCCTCCCCCAATACCTAAAAAAATCAAATATTTTCTGGGGGTAAAATTAAGATTTTACAATCTATGACAGACGGTTGACGGTTGACTGTCTTTTTCTCCCTACCCCTTCCTTAACTTTGATGTTCCAACGCTGACAAATTCAAGGTTTCATAATATTCAAAGGGTTGATGAATCCAGGGATCATCTGCCAGATAATCGACATAATAATTAGGAACCATCACCGAACAACTTTTATACCAGAGAACAGCAGTTCTGATCTCTTGAATCTGAGGATAACGAGATTTCAACCAACCGATAGACTCTTGTAAACTAATCCCAGAATCCACTAAATCATCTACTAATAAAACCTGACTCCCCAAGGTGTCCGTCGTCATGGTTAAGTGTTCAGCAATTTTAATCGCACCTCGAACTTTACCCCCGGCTCCATAATAGGATGATGTCGCTAAAATCGCCATCGGTTGTTCAAAAATGCGGGAGAGAATATCCCCAACTCGTAATCCTCCCCTTGCTAAACAGACAATTTGATTAAATTGCCATTGAGATTGAAAAATTTTTGTCGCTAAAGTTTCAATTTTTTGGTGGTATTCTGTCCAAGAAATATGCAAGTCGCTCATGCCGGGTAATAGTAAACACGCAAAGGATTTTTTAAATCATATCAAATCCTTACGACATTTTAGATAAGCACCGTTCCAAATATATTTGGGCAACTTGATCGTGGGGATTGCGATTTAGGCATTCTTGGAATAATCTGGCCGCCTCTGAGTAACGTTCTAAATAATGTTGCAGTAATCCATACTCAAAGGTGGTTTTGGTAATTAATTTTCCGGCTTTAATCATTGGCAAATCTGCATCGAAGACTTCATAAACCGTCACCGCATCGGATTTTCCTTTAACTTTAACCCGATCAATAATCCGAATTGCATATTGATTCGCATCTTCTAAAGCCAGAAAAGTTCGATTAGTAATTAATAACGAAACCCCATAATTTTTAGTTAAATTTTCAATCCGAGAAGCCACATTAACCGCATCACTAATTACCGTACTATCCAGACGATTTTTACCTCCTACAATTCCTAACATTAATCCTCCGGTATTAATTCCAACGCCTATTTTAATCGGGGGACGTTCGGGGCGTTGTCGGGTTTCATTATAGTCATTAAGTCGGTTAATCATCGCAATTCCGGCTCGAACAGCATCATCAGCAGACCCTCCAAATAATGCCATAATTTCATCCCCAATATATTTATCAATAAAACCATAATTTTCTACAATAGCAGGTTCCATCCGGCTTAAAAAAGCATTAATAAATTTAAAATTATCTTCAGGAGTCATATCTTCGGAAAGGCTAGTAAAGTCCCGAATATCAGCAAATAAAATCGACATTTCCTTTTGAACAGCCGCCCCTAACTGAACTTCTACAATACTTTCATAGCCTAAAAAAGATAGAAATTCATGGGGAACAAATCGCGCCGCCGCGTCCGTTAATTCAAATTCGGAATCTAAAGCTTCATCTAAATTTTGATTCAATTCCGAGAGTTTTTCCATAAATTGAATTCGTTCTTCTTCGGCTGTTTTGCGTTCGGTAATATCAACAACAAACCCTTCATAATAGAGTAATTCCTCCTGTTCATTAAAAACGGCTCGTGCATTTTCAGAAATCCAGATCATGCTGCCATCTTTGCGAAAAGCTTTGAATTCAAAGTCTGAAACTTCTCCCTGTTGATCAAGTAATTGTGTAAAATCTTTTCGGCGTTGAGGATCAACATAAACTTGTTCTTGAATATTCGTAATTGTTGACATTAAATCCCAGGGAGAATCATAGCCTAAAATCTTGGCTAAGGCAGGATTTGCACTAATATAATGTCCGTTGGGTGTGGTTTGAAATAAGCCTTCACTAGCATTTTCAAAAATACTACGATATTTTTCTTCTGCTTGTCTTAAAGCCTGTTCCGTTTGCTGACGTTTGGTAATATCTTGAAACGCGAGAATCGCATAGACTAAATCACCCTCTTCATCATAAGTAGGTGTTACCCAATTTTCAATCAAAATAGTTTGATCCCCTTGATTCACTTCTAAAATAAACGTGGTATCTGGGGTGGGATTATATAAATCACAATAAGGGACGGGTTGAGGGGATTGATTCTCCTGACATCCGTTAAGATAGGCTTGATAAATATTGAATAAAGTTTCGCAGAAAACCCCTGGAGTCACTTTAGTTTTCAGCAATTCTTGGGCTTTTTGATTGGTATAATGGGGCTTTCCAGTGGGATCTAAAACAGCAACACCAACCGGAATTCCTTCTAAGAATTGTGTCATTTGTCGTTCACTTTTGCGAACTTGAGAATAAAGTTTAGCATTGTCAATGGAAATCGCGGCTTGAGAAAATAGAATTTTGAGAACTTCTAATCTTTCGGGTGTAAACACTGCGGTTGCTAAGTTATTTTCAAGATATAAAATTCCGATTAGTTTCCCTCGATTTTTAATCGGAGTACACAGAATAGATTTCGGTTGATGTTTTAATAAATAGGGATCGTGGCGATACCGAGATTCTTGACGAGCATCGGCAAAAATCACAAACTCTTGGGTTTGAATCACGGTATTAAGAATTAAAAGGGGTAGGGTTTCACTCTCCTCTACAGGAAGGGATTGTAATAAGGAATGAATCTCAATGGAGTCTCCATTCACTGGATTTAAACTAGCGATCGCTTCAATTGCTAATTTTCCCGATTTAGATAAAATAATACAACATTTTTCGGCTCCGGCATTTTCAATTACAACTTGAATTAATCGCCTCAATAGTTGTTCTAAATCAATTTCCTGTGATAAGGCTTGGGAGGCTTTCATCACCGTTGCTAAATCAAGCGCAGCCGAACCTTCATGGCTACTAGAAACAATGGTTTCTGTCGTATTAGCATTGAGGGTTTTTACCGTTTGAGACAGGGAAATTTGCTCTAAAATTGAGTTTAAGAGTTGGGGATAATTGGATTCTAAATTCTTAACTTTAGCAAAAGCTCCCCAATGAGCATAACCATAATAAGCATCAATTAGGTAGACCCTAGCAATTTTTTCTTTTCCCCAACCTAAATAGAATTTAGCTGCTAATTCATAAGCTAAGGCTTCTTCAGGAATAAATTGATGGGTTTTAGCTCGATTTATCGCTTGTTCAAAAGCTTCAATTGTTTTGACATAATTACCTTGAATCCGGTTAGATTCTGCTTCTACTAAATAAAAATAATGAGAAACATTAATCTGCTCTAAACTCGACCAAGCCTTTAATTTTTCTTGGTTTTGAGCGATTTTTTCTAAAATTTGCTGTTGTTGTTCAGACGATAATTCAGAATAGAGTTCCAGATAAATTAAAGACTGATAACCATAAAAAATGGGCAGTAAAATTGAAGGAGTTTGTTGTGCTAAATAGAATTCCGCTTGCTGAGACCATTCCCTAGACTGTTGTAATTGTCCTAATCTATAATTTAAAACCATTAAATTCACCGCCAATTGAAACGGAAGTTCCTGGGAAGAATGCCCAATTTCACTAACGCTTCTTGTCCAATTTTCGGGATAAATTGTCAAATCTAATAGAGTTTGAGTCTCTAATTTTCCATTTAAAATTTGCAAGCTTTGATGATAGGCTTTAAGGACAAAAAGTTTTGACCCAGATTTAACATCCTGAAATAGATTTAAACAATCAGCAACTTCTAACTCCAGTTCAGACACATCTTTTCCGGTGAGATAAGCCATTTTAAGATAAGCCTTCGCCAGACAATAAGCTTGATCAATATTCCTAGCTTCTTGAGCTTGAAGATAGCTAGTTTGCAGAGGAGATAAAAGCTGTTTTAGGGGTTGTTTCCAGGGTTTAATTAACTCATAAACCAGGTGTTGAACTTTAAATTTTAAAGCAGAATTAGCCTTTTGCTCGGATAATCTTAAGGCTAATTCTCCGATTTGATTTCCTAACTCTATGTCCCCTTGGATACAAAGAATGAATCCGAAAGCTGCATAGACAAGACTGGATAAAGCGGTATTACCCTGTTGACAGGATAAATTAATCAGTTTTAAAACCCAAAAGGGAAATTGTTGGGGTGTCGCCACATAAGCGCAAGGAAAAGCAGAGGTTAAAATTGTAAATAAAGGAACTAAATTAGGATTATCTAATTCAGGTAAATTCAATAAATCTAAGGGTGTTCTTCCGGCTAAATCTGTAATAAAATTCTGTTTTAAGTGTTGCCAATTTTCTAAACTTGAATCATCGCTAAAAGTAACACCCAGTTGTTGACAAACTTCTAAAGCCAGATTCACAGCATTTTGATCTTGATGTTGGCTTCTGTAACCTTGAATCATCAACTCATAAATTCTAATTTTATCGGATAAAGTTTGAGCTTTCTCTAATACAATATTACCCCAATCCTGGAGGTGATCAAAGTCATCACTGAGATAGGCAATTTCTGTTGCTTCTGTATATAATTCTAAGGTTAATTGATAGTCAGTTTCCCAACTGTTCGCCGCTAATAATCCCAGACCAATCGCTAAATGTCCAATCGCGGTTAGATAGGCGGTGGCAATTTTCGCTTTTCGTCCCGCCATTAAGTTGAATAATGCTAATTGATGCCGTTCTTTTTGATCCCGAATTAAACCCACTCCTAAATTTAACTGATTAACAATATTTAATAAAATTTCCGGCGAAAGTTCAGTTATAATAGTTTCCAGAGGTTGATTCACTTGTTGTTGAATTTGACTTAACAATAACCGTCCTATTTTTAAATGAGTCGCTTGTCGTTGAGCACTGGGAATTAACAGATAAGCCGCTTGTTGGACGCGATCATGAATAAATTTGTATTGATCAAACTCCGGCTTTAATAGGGGTAAAGTTTCATCGGGATCAAGCTGGGAAGAGGAGAGAACATCCGTTTTTAAAGGACAAAAGGGATAAATATCTCTAGCAATTATAATGAATTGAGCGTGCAAAGCAATTTCTAGCACTTTTAAAGTTTCTAAATAGGATGTTTGTGTTACCGTTGCTAAATCAATGAGATTAAATTGATGACCTAAACAAGCCGCAATTTTTAAAATGTTCTGGGTAGATTCGGGTAATTGTTGTAATTGATTAAGAATTAAATCTAAAATATTAGGACTAACAGAATGGGTTTTAATTTGAGTTAAATCACATTGCCAACCTCCGAGTAAATCCCGATTATTGAGTGAAGATTGAGGAGGATCAAACCAAATCAGTTCTTCTGTATATAAAGATTGAATAAATTGACGGGCGAAAAAAGGATTTCCTTGGGTTTGTTGACTGACTAATTCTGTTAATGGTTTAGCCCGTTCTAAGGGACAAACTAACGTTTCTGCTATCAGTTGATTAACAGCAGATTCTTCTAAAGGATTTAAACAAATTCGATGAATAGGAGTTCCTAAATTTTGTAAGGTTTCTAAAGTTTTCGTTAACAGATGTCCTGCCTCGATATCTTCATCCCGATAGGCTAAAATTAAAACCAAGGTTTGAGGAGTAGAATAAGTATAATTTTCAGGACTCATTAACACCTGAATTAACCGTAAAGATTCTATATCTGCCCATTGTAAATCATCCAAAAATATGACTAAGGGATGTTGCGGGTTAGCAAAAACTTGAATAAACTTTTGAATTAACCGATTAAACTGATTTTGATCGAGATAAGCATCTAATTCATTCCCCGCAGGTTGCTGACCTAAAAAAGATTTTAATTCAGGAATAACATTAATTAAAACCTGTGCTTGATCTCCCAATACCTCTAAAAGTTTTGTTTTCCAAGCTTCAACCTTGATGGCGGGTTCCATCAATACTTGTTGAACTAATTGTTTAATCCCTTGTACCCATCCCCAGAAAGGCGTATTATGTTTAAATTGATCAAATTTACCC is a window of Planktothrix serta PCC 8927 DNA encoding:
- a CDS encoding DUF29 domain-containing protein; this translates as MVNSLYENDFQLWINSTIQQLKNGEFDSIDLENLIEELTSLGKSEKNALKSNLMILLAHLLKLQVQSDAPETMKISWYNSVIEHRQRVLTHLEDTPSLKNFIPEAMDKAYPQARNLAIKEGKFAALGVRIPGEGEYPLTCPFSIQQILDEDFYG
- a CDS encoding phosphoribosyltransferase; its protein translation is MSDLHISWTEYHQKIETLATKIFQSQWQFNQIVCLARGGLRVGDILSRIFEQPMAILATSSYYGAGGKVRGAIKIAEHLTMTTDTLGSQVLLVDDLVDSGISLQESIGWLKSRYPQIQEIRTAVLWYKSCSVMVPNYYVDYLADDPWIHQPFEYYETLNLSALEHQS
- a CDS encoding 4a-hydroxytetrahydrobiopterin dehydratase, which gives rise to MVALLSNSQIQQLAPQVPDWTIEGQQLKLVKRFKDFIEAIEFVNKLVEPSELAGHHPDLEISYNKVTIILTTHDAGGLTEMDFTLAQKISALS
- a CDS encoding AAA family ATPase — encoded protein: MITLPGYQILNPIYNGSRTLVYRGIRLSDGFPVVIKLLRSQFPTVPSLIEFRNQYQIVKDLNISGIVPILELEPYGNGLALIMEDQGCVSLADYWVNRELTLSELLAIAIEITKILEQLYQNQIIHKDVKLQNILIHPETLKVKLIDFSISTQLNHRNQDIANPQGLEGTLAYMSPEQTGRTHRRIDYRTDLYSLGVTLYQLFTRKLPFQSSDPLQLIHAHLAITPAPLREIKPSLPMMINNIILKLMAKNPEERYQTPLGLRHDLEFCLEQWETGGDIPLFSLATMDFNDRFIIPDKFYGRERELARLNSIFQNFQSEIVVITGQSGIGKSALIQEFYQTTLQNPGYFIAGKFDQFKHNTPFWGWVQGIKQLVQQVLMEPAIKVEAWKTKLLEVLGDQAQVLINVIPELKSFLGQQPAGNELDAYLDQNQFNRLIQKFIQVFANPQHPLVIFLDDLQWADIESLRLIQVLMSPENYTYSTPQTLVLILAYRDEDIEAGHLLTKTLETLQNLGTPIHRICLNPLEESAVNQLIAETLVCPLERAKPLTELVSQQTQGNPFFARQFIQSLYTEELIWFDPPQSSLNNRDLLGGWQCDLTQIKTHSVSPNILDLILNQLQQLPESTQNILKIAACLGHQFNLIDLATVTQTSYLETLKVLEIALHAQFIIIARDIYPFCPLKTDVLSSSQLDPDETLPLLKPEFDQYKFIHDRVQQAAYLLIPSAQRQATHLKIGRLLLSQIQQQVNQPLETIITELSPEILLNIVNQLNLGVGLIRDQKERHQLALFNLMAGRKAKIATAYLTAIGHLAIGLGLLAANSWETDYQLTLELYTEATEIAYLSDDFDHLQDWGNIVLEKAQTLSDKIRIYELMIQGYRSQHQDQNAVNLALEVCQQLGVTFSDDSSLENWQHLKQNFITDLAGRTPLDLLNLPELDNPNLVPLFTILTSAFPCAYVATPQQFPFWVLKLINLSCQQGNTALSSLVYAAFGFILCIQGDIELGNQIGELALRLSEQKANSALKFKVQHLVYELIKPWKQPLKQLLSPLQTSYLQAQEARNIDQAYCLAKAYLKMAYLTGKDVSELELEVADCLNLFQDVKSGSKLFVLKAYHQSLQILNGKLETQTLLDLTIYPENWTRSVSEIGHSSQELPFQLAVNLMVLNYRLGQLQQSREWSQQAEFYLAQQTPSILLPIFYGYQSLIYLELYSELSSEQQQQILEKIAQNQEKLKAWSSLEQINVSHYFYLVEAESNRIQGNYVKTIEAFEQAINRAKTHQFIPEEALAYELAAKFYLGWGKEKIARVYLIDAYYGYAHWGAFAKVKNLESNYPQLLNSILEQISLSQTVKTLNANTTETIVSSSHEGSAALDLATVMKASQALSQEIDLEQLLRRLIQVVIENAGAEKCCIILSKSGKLAIEAIASLNPVNGDSIEIHSLLQSLPVEESETLPLLILNTVIQTQEFVIFADARQESRYRHDPYLLKHQPKSILCTPIKNRGKLIGILYLENNLATAVFTPERLEVLKILFSQAAISIDNAKLYSQVRKSERQMTQFLEGIPVGVAVLDPTGKPHYTNQKAQELLKTKVTPGVFCETLFNIYQAYLNGCQENQSPQPVPYCDLYNPTPDTTFILEVNQGDQTILIENWVTPTYDEEGDLVYAILAFQDITKRQQTEQALRQAEEKYRSIFENASEGLFQTTPNGHYISANPALAKILGYDSPWDLMSTITNIQEQVYVDPQRRKDFTQLLDQQGEVSDFEFKAFRKDGSMIWISENARAVFNEQEELLYYEGFVVDITERKTAEEERIQFMEKLSELNQNLDEALDSEFELTDAAARFVPHEFLSFLGYESIVEVQLGAAVQKEMSILFADIRDFTSLSEDMTPEDNFKFINAFLSRMEPAIVENYGFIDKYIGDEIMALFGGSADDAVRAGIAMINRLNDYNETRQRPERPPIKIGVGINTGGLMLGIVGGKNRLDSTVISDAVNVASRIENLTKNYGVSLLITNRTFLALEDANQYAIRIIDRVKVKGKSDAVTVYEVFDADLPMIKAGKLITKTTFEYGLLQHYLERYSEAARLFQECLNRNPHDQVAQIYLERCLSKMS
- a CDS encoding ABC transporter permease produces the protein MKWWQRLKTNPLAQFGAGILLLFYLVVIAADFVAPYSPYESQLNASLLPPTQIYWYNQQQQWIGPHVYPTTQGPVDIETGKRQINVDRSQPSPLRLFVKGEPYKILGIIPFDRHLFGTIGAGQINVLGTDEQARDQFSRIVFGGRISLTIGLVGILISFPLGMIFGGISGYFGGWLDTFIMRIIEVLMIIPGLYLLVALVGVLPPQISSSQRFLLIVVIISFISWAGLARVIRGQVLSIKEQQFVQAARAIGANPLYIIIRHVLPQTATYLIISATLSIPSFIISESVLSLIGLGIQQPDPSWGNLLSSATNASILVLQPWLIWPPAILIILTVLAFNLLGDGLRDALDPRSIQR
- a CDS encoding HD family phosphohydrolase produces the protein MKIIFEKPELFYNFDEQAELIEKLLDIGTALSGTQDLSSLLNLILTKSREITWSDAGSVYLLDHSDNTSKLVFKVAQNASLPNLSFKEFAIPLTPRSLAGYVALKTVSLNIPDAYNLPEHEPYQLDRSFDENISYRTRSVLVVPMQNRKGEVIGVLQLINRKVNPDVTITAENALEMTQSYSKWEERILRSLASQAAISIERNHLQESIEHLFEGFVRASVQVIEARDPCTFGHSERVAELAVRLSQEVNTIQSGSLAAISFSDRQLQELRYAALLHDFGKVGVPEAILTKPKKLYPRQLEVIRHRFALAQRTLELETTQTKYQHLLQHSAQKSADATECQFCQSLPELDTKLSESVAKLSRYWKILLEANEPRVLAEDPLKQLRELAQLTYRDLDGEMKPLLTPEEINQLLVERGNLTAEEREIIESHVSYTYGFLKQIPWTNDLKNVPTIAYRHHEKLDGTGYPLGLKSEEIPIQAQIITIADIYDALTAGDRPYKTGLPTVTALKILQQEATKNTINVDCLELFQQRRVYEVLGHSIDVVMELA